In Aptenodytes patagonicus chromosome 9, bAptPat1.pri.cur, whole genome shotgun sequence, the DNA window CTCCATCTGCAGACCAGATTTTCAAACCAAAGAAGTATTTTCTCAGCCACTGTGACCAAGCTTTGCAGGAGCAAAATTTGAACGTGGATGTCGAAAACTTGGGCTTCAACTATACAGCCCAATCCGAAGCCCAGCAAAGACAGCTTGACCCTTACTTACTGGCTGGATCAGTCTTAGATCTATGTTTTACCAGCACACATCGACTGATTTTTCTTGCAGGAGTAAATCTGATGGTACATGAGTACAGTTACTCATACAGCCAGAGTCTTAGGAGGAGGACATATACATTATAAAAATAGTTGGCTAGCGTtttagagagaaattaatttcaaactcTGTattaggaaagagaaagcagtgacCTTTACTTCCTCTGCTAACAAAGACAAAGTACGGTTTAAGTGTTAAAGTATTTATCTGAAAAAGTCTGTAGTGCGTGAATGTCTTCATTTCCCAGCCTAATCCTTAGAGCTAAATATTCGTATCTGAATCGTATTCACCTCTTCAGCTAAGCAGATCAGTCACGATGTAAACCGCATCCTTGCGGCTCTTTTTCACACAGGTCGGGTTTGAGATTTGCAAGTTTGGAGTACTAAATTCAGAGCTATTTCTGTTGGTAGTGTTAGGCAAACTAAACAAAGCTAAAGAGTGCAAGAGCACTTCTCTGGCTTTTGATGTTTCTATATTCTGCTCCTGGGATATCTGAAAGCTTATCTGATTCAGGTTATTCCTTATCAAACTGCAAGTGAGGAGGTTTGTTACAGAACCACACCTGGtcaagttttcttcaaaaaactGTTTGTAGAGCTCTGCCACTTTTGTTTCCATGTACTTGTTGAGCATGGAGTTTGAAAGAGGCTCCTCACAGAGCACGATACTCCCTTCTCCAGCTTCATCTCCAGACAGGGACTTTATAGTCGGCTTTTTGGGATGCTCACATAGAGGGGACTGGCCTAGAGGAATATCTATGGACAGTAAAACAGGGCCATCGGGAAGTTCATCACACACATGGTCCGAAACACAACCCGAATCACACATATGGTCCCCCACACGGTCTCCCCCAATATGCAGGTCAGGGTAGTTTTGATAAATGCTGTTGCATGACCAGGAGCTATACAAATCCATCTGCTCagtattttgttctcttttgggGATACGTAAAGCTGGGGATACAGTTCCTTTAACGAGCATTTTCTGATCTTTTGCAGGTACCTCTTTTACGGATCTCCATTGAGGACCGCTCCCGTGCTCCATTTTGCTGCTTTTAGCAGAGATCTCATCCCGCTTCTCACGTCCGTCAGCAAAGCCTTTAATTTTTGGGTTGTCTACAAGTTTCTGTCTCCAGATTCCCTCTTTATCCTTTTTGGATGCATGAGATTTGCGAGGCTTATCTTGATGACAGCTTTCCTTATATATGAGTCTACTTAAGATGCCTTCTGCCAACATAATGACAAGTGTGAGTAACAGCCTAATCACCGGCGTTCCATGTAGTCCTGCGAGTGAAAGAAAGACAGCGTACCTCAAACTTATTTGGACAAAGAGGAATAACAATAAAAAGTGAACAACGCACTTTTCATAAAGACtgcctgtaatttttcttttcttctagaatatttatttttagtaaacAGTTAACTGCATGCTTTTCTACAATTTTAACCTCTATACCATGTCACCAAAAATCATTCTGAAGATACAGGAAGGGCATTAATCAGGTTCTTCATCTGTAATACCACTTCTGTCCCTAGATACCTCTTCTGCAGTGTGGCTAGTTGAGACAGATCATACTTACGAGctgtaaaaatcagcaaaattctTTTACTTGTCTATATCACTACCATCAGTTGCAAATCAACTTTTTCCATTGAAAGACAACAATTTCTAAGAGCTGAAGAGGTGACATAGGAAGGAAATCAAGATCAAATTCAGACATAGAGGTTAATTCGGAATTGGCCTGAGCCCCCCTGTGAGGTGCCAAGGAGCTTCAAAAGATGCTGATGGTTCTTTGGGTACAGTAAAATTGCATCCAAAATGCAGTTCACACATACAGATGTTTTTAGAGTCTCTGTTAATGATGATTTTAAAAGATATGAATAGTTAATTTGTCTTCCCCAATAGTAAAGCGATGAGTAGATAGGCTCCAGAGTTTTACTAAATGCACGTGAATAATTAGAAGCTAGCCAATATGTCTCAAAATAATCTACTACGTTTAACGATTCCTTATCATTCCTTTTCAATTCACCTACTGTTAAAATCAAAGGGAATCTTTCCATTTAGAGCCAAGTCTGACCTGAACTCACTAAGGGAAAGATCATCACCACTCCTCTTACGGAGGAACGGGAAAGATAAACACAAGAAAACCCCTCTGTTCTTCAAATGGCTTTTTAAGCTCCGCATATTTCAAGTACCTTCACACACGTCTAGCATGCTCGTGGTTTGAAATAGCGGGGAGAGGCAAGGGATGAGGCAGTTTTACTGAAGAGTACATAGTAAATCTCCCAAAGAACATGATGTACTGGCATGCTGTTTGAAATACACCGAAGACTCTACTTCTGTCATGGACAATTAAGGCTCAATACTTTTCACAGTGCTGGCAGTTTACATCAGTAGTAATGCCATACAAGCCACTAGACGCTCGCCACACAAACAAAACCTCTGCAAATTTAATATGATATTTAACCAGAAAGATCCTCCTCACTCTACTCATTTCCTCCTAACTATCAGCAACCCCACCATATGCTCTGGCTTATTTGTTCAGCAATGAAACTCGATACACTGCGTCACTTTTTTTAATCCCAGTTCTCCTTCCAGAAAGCTATTCTAGAACTCCACTGAGAGATGGAAATTTCCGACTTCCCTCCCAAATTTACACATTGCCACAGTACAAccgtttgcttttttcttttttggggttcttttttaGCTTAAATCGCACTGTTCCCTCCCTGAAGCTGAAGGTACCACTGGAATTGTGCTACGCCTGCAAGCGAGACCAAAGCAGGCGAGAAAGGCAGTACACTGTGCCTTCTCCTGGTTACATTAGCGTAACCCTTTGTCTACAGAATCATTTACATATGCAAAAAGCAGGACAACATTTTCTTAAGCACTTAAGGGACTTAGGAAACCAAGTGCCATTTTCAATGGAGACAAGAGTACTTGGCAGTCCAAATCTTGCTAAACGTCAGTGGAATTTGGAATGCTGCATGCCTcatttgcttctgaaaaacaGGACCCAGGTACCCAGGCCCTTACATGCTAGAAAATGTTGCTgtattgctttgaaaatgctCATAGTGCTAATGTAAGAGCTAAACATGGTAATCTTAGCAAAACTGCTCTCTTTCAAATAAAGTAAATGGTGCCTGCGCTCTGGAACAAAGcgtaagtcagaaaaaaaaggcacaaaaagccCAGACTTACCAATCCTAGTAGGGTAAGAGGCGGGTAGTCACATCGCCCAGAGCTCTCCTACTACAGCTGCTGTAAGAGAATAGATTCTTACATACTCTTCTTCACTGCTGTCTGCGTGGGGAAAAAACCCGACGTACACGTGATTCagttctccatttttttccttttaaaacagaagtgatCCCACTGGAAGAGCGTGCGGTTTTTGAATACAGAGTGACAGCAAATCTAAAagaggatgttaaaaaaaaatgaattgagATGTTTCTGACCATGGTGCAATGCTGATGAGTTGCTAACTGCCATAatacatcatttaaaaacaacaaaggCTGTTAAAGGAAAGGGTGCCTGTACTCCACCAGGCTGTTCAAACCTGAAACCGAATTCCACCAAACACTTCCATCTAGAGAAGTTCAGTTTTGTACTATCATCCACCTGACTTACAGAGGCGACGTTACTTACACCATTTCCCCTTTTGAAACTAACAGCTAAATTTATAGTCTTGTGACCTTCTTCTGGAAGGGAAGAAGTTGGCAACTTCATTTCATCAAGATCTTGATGAAATATCATTTGTCTATAAAACGCAACTATGAGAAGCTGCCTCTCTGAAAGCAGTAGCCATCAGACAGCTGTGGATGGTCTTGTTCATCACTGATCAAAGACACTTTCTCTGGGCTCAAAAGTTACCTCTGTCTCAGCGGCATGTCAGAGGTGCCCCCCCGGTGTTTTTAGCACGTCCTTCTCACAGAGGCTGAAACCGAGCTCACGCGCTGAGCCACACCACTAGATCCAGTCCACAGACAGTCTGAAGAGTTTTCTGTCGGTGCCTTTGCtcaatttcctttttctcagaaggttaaaaaaaaaaaatcagaagctgaaTCTCATCCAAGTACTAGACAAAAGCTCTTAAATAGACACTGGCTAGTGTAATGATAGGAGCGagtaaaaaaggtaaaataaaactaGAGTGTAAAGATAACATTACACAACCCATCATGCAACATGTTTTGGCAGTAAAATAATGATGTGCCTTAGAAATGAATTAACGTAAGGTCTGAAGTAACTATGACCATGTAAGTCCAATGGAGTCTCCTTAAAATTAttcctcttccctcctcatcACCTATACTTCACAAAAGACTTCAGTTTTTATGGAGGCAGaatgaaagctatttttattcCCACTGAATTTATACAAAACTCATTTCACATTTAAAGGCTcttcaaaattactttatttttaatcatcttACATGACTAATTCCTGCACGGTAGACGCGGTCGTGACTTCAACAGAGTACTCCTGCCCCCAGTCTCGGAGGGGACCAGACCTCACAGGGAACAGGGTGGTTGAAATTCCTTGTAGTTTTAAGCCTTGCCTCCTTCACCGAGCTTATAATTACTGCCAGCTGCAGCCGCCGGTTTTGTGCAGCAGGTTTGACAAAACACAAAagtaacagagagagagaggaagaaatcaaGTTAGGCAATTAGTCTTGAGCGATTAGAAACAAGCCAGCTTTTGTTTCAGTTGTACTCAGGTGTCAAATGCATCGATATTCAAGGAAATTAGTAACTTGCGATCAATAAgatcttaccaaaaaaaaaaaaaaccaaaccccacaacccaacccttatatttagaaaaatacaatCAGAACAAGACAAAACCAAAGTTATTTCAGAAGCGGAAAACAGACTGCAGTTAGAAGAAACACTCAGCAAGACGAGTATGTCTGAATCCGAGGCTAAACTTAAAGCAGAatctataaagaaagaaaaataagtgacCACATCATTCATACACGGAAAAAGTAAATAATACAGCACTGTGTATTATCATATTACGTTAACAATAGCAGCACGTAAACAGAGCCCCTTATTTCAGCCCAGACGACGCATTTTACGCGCATGCAGACGCGAAACAGAAGCTGACCGCCCCGTTAACGGGGGTTTCCCCCCAGCGTAGCTGGTGCAAGGCGCCTGTTTCCCACCTAGACCAGCAGCACCGCTTTAAcaaccccagcccccccccccccggcacaacGGCCCCCCTCGCTCACCCAGCGCGCCCCGGCTCCTCGGCGACGCCTCTCCCGAGCCACCCGGCGGGCCCAGCCCGCCCTCCCCGGCGGCACCCGCGTCCctccgccgccccctccccgcgaaGGGGTCTTTTCGCAGCTGAAAGGCGCTCGCCTGCCTGGCGCGCCGACCTCTTTTTAAACCTAAAGGAGCCGAGTTTCGCTACGCGGCGGCGGCGaggagggacggggggggggggcggcggcaaAGGCGACGGGCCAGGCTGGATGGGAGGAGGGCTCGCCCCGCGGCCCAGAACGGACAGCCAGGGCAGGCCCGCGAGGCCAGAGCCGCCGGGCGGGGCCGCTGCGGCAGGCTCGGGTGCCCGGGGGAGAACCCCGGCGctgagggggggggaagaggcggCCGGGGCTCGGAGGAGGCTGCGGGGAGAAGCTGCGGGGAGGACGCGGAGGGCTCCGGCCGGGGTTCCGGGCGGTGGGGCCGCCTGCTGGCGCGATGGACTCCGCCAGCGGGGGTGCCGGGCTACCAGCCCGCCTCACGCAGGGCAGAGCTACCCGGGGCCCGCCGCGCCgaccgggccgggccaggccaggctgggcCGCGGGGCCCAAGTACCGAAGGGGGCGGCTCTTCACGCTGACTGACAAGAGGAACGGCCAATGGGGGAGGCGCGGCAGGCTCTCCTCCGTCGCTGCGCGGCGGTTGGTTGCCGCAGCAACGGCGGCCGGTGAGGGGCCGCGGGCGCCGTTCGGGTCTGTCAGACCGGCGTGACCGGGCGCGGGCCGGCAGGAGGGCTCGgggccggcccccggcccgggcggcggtGCTGCTTCGCGGCGGGTGAGGCAGAGGCAGGCCGCAGGCGCTCGGGGTGGGGCGTTAACGGGCCGCGGGGCGAGGTACTCGGCGCGTCGGTCAGCGGGGGCCGGAGAaggcgggcggccgccgcgcgaTGCCGCCCTGCGCGGTCGGCGGCGACGGGTAGGGCGGAGGAAGGGGAGAGCCGCGGGCCCGGGCCCCTGCCCTGGGTCCCGCCCCTGCCGTGTCCTCCCACCGAGCCTCGGCTGAGGGGAGCGGGAGCGCAGCGGGCTCAGCGCCGCCGCGCCTGCCGGGTTTACCGTCCACGGGCGCGGCGCTGGGGCTTCACGGAGGTGAATGTGGACCGAATGCCGCGTTCGTGGTTGTGGACCCTCTGTCTGACCCCGTTCGCTTTGCATAAACAAGAAACGACTTGCCCTGCGGGCTGGGAAAGGACTGAAGCCACATGGGAATCACACTGCAGTTGACAGTGTATTAATGGTGTTGCtcggttcctttttttttttttaaggattttgaCACCAAGCAACTGAAACGAAGAAGTCCCCACGTTCCGGAAGATGTCTTCAATAGACAAACCCGTGAGAGAAGGAATGACTGTATATAGGACCCATTTTGACACTTCATGAATGCCCCGAACtaaatgtatgtattttgcaCGCCCGGGCCACTGCCAGTACTCGGTACTTACCATGACGCAGTGCTCGCCTCCTGCAGTAAGAGAGCGATTTCTACTTCATCGCCTTAAGATGACTTTTAGAATCTTTTTGCATTTCCCAAAGTTTTCCCAGAAGTTTGCCAATACAGTTCAAAATTGTAATAAACTTTTCAATCTAAAACATTCTACCAAGATCACATAATACGGACAAATCTCAGAATACTTCTGCGGGACTGAAAGATAATCACTTGGTAATTCTTTATTTGTAGAGCGGGATTATTTTGTGTAGGTAGTGCTACCTGATCTATTCAGATGGGCTTCACACATCAGCTTTTTTCTGTACCCGGTGTAATCCATTTCCAGAACAAGTGCCGATGCTGTCACGATCTCTgtgagaaaggggaggaaaacgGAAGGTGGAAGAAATGCGATGCCAGTACTCGGATCTGGAATGGGCTATGCGGACAATGAGCAATAATTAAATGCCTTCATTTTCCCCTCACACCTTGAATCAGCTCCACATCAGAGGCTGGGGATGAGGTGGGGAAATGTCATCACAGAACGCCTCTCTCTAGGCAGTATCATGCACGCTTTCCCACTCCTGTGTTTacatcaccaaaaaaaccctgaaaaggcAAGACTGGcaaaagaggaaaacactgaGTCAGGAAACCTTAATGGCTTGTTCCCAGGTAGTGAGTTGtctcagtttcttttaaattggCCATTAAAATTCTCTTACCTTACTGGGGAAAACACAGGAGAGATGAGGTCTGATAAAGTTCTTCACACACGTTACTGATCAGTCTGAATCTATTACGTTAATGGATTAAATTAgtcctttgaaaaaaaacttaattACGTTGTTCTTGGAAAGTCTTATTTCGTGCCTTTCTCACATTGTGGGCCTGAGTGCACAGTTTTTCtcacgttaaaaaaaaagagaaaaccaagacACAGAACAGATCTTTatatacagtgtgtgtgtgtatatatactgtatgtctctgtgtgtgtatatacatatatacagtcTCTTACCAATAATCGAGCTGCTCGGGAGCCACTCATTTACTCGCCCCCTTCTGCTGACTGCAGCTGTACCTCAGGTTAACCCATTCTGGGCTTTGCCTTTGTGAAGTTAACCTGAACGGGCTCTCTGAACCAAGTCTCTTCATTAAGGGACTAGCAGGCACCTGTCTCCACCACGCACACCTCAGATTTGTATTGCAAGACATT includes these proteins:
- the LOC143164445 gene encoding TLR adapter interacting with SLC15A4 on the lysosome-like, which encodes MLAEGILSRLIYKESCHQDKPRKSHASKKDKEGIWRQKLVDNPKIKGFADGREKRDEISAKSSKMEHGSGPQWRSVKEVPAKDQKMLVKGTVSPALRIPKREQNTEQMDLYSSWSCNSIYQNYPDLHIGGDRVGDHMCDSGCVSDHVCDELPDGPVLLSIDIPLGQSPLCEHPKKPTIKSLSGDEAGEGSIVLCEEPLSNSMLNKYMETKVAELYKQFFEENLTRCGSVTNLLTCSLIRNNLNQISFQISQEQNIETSKAREVLLHSLALFSLPNTTNRNSSEFSTPNLQISNPTCVKKSRKDAVYIVTDLLS